One stretch of Trichocoleus desertorum ATA4-8-CV12 DNA includes these proteins:
- a CDS encoding tetratricopeptide repeat protein, with protein sequence MGTWQNLYQEARTLQKQNSFIEAEKKYQQALQLDPKQAEIWSDLGHLYYQIGRPQDALSMLLQAIEVSRFVPLYHYRLGLVFEQLQQTEPAIQAYQNTIKLDAKWLEAYLALGRIFLAQAQYDSAIHNYLTAHDLNSRDAKILVELGQAYASKAHDSELKSAFYLGFSYYRQGNYLAASEQYQKFLESPAPGIASEAIQRVYRYLGDSLQRLNQPERTAEIYEAAAQRYPQSADFHINLIAALRSSGNTSAAIAAANTAAQFFPDMVLFERDRHLILPILYESTAEIQVYRQQFTQGLAQLIQQIQSSPDINSEEVCTSLLKGLGAQTNFYLHYQGQNDVELQIQFSQLLHELMSAQYPQWTKPLTATSLDNNRKVRVGYISTCMWKQTVGVLFSGWLRYCDRQKFEVYCYHLHPHTDDYTAEFRNHCDVFHHLPVKEVIELDYIRAVGEQIRTDQLDILVFLDVGMHPYMSLFSSLRLAPVQCVTWGHPVTTGSPTIDYFLSSELMEPEDADEHYSEKLICLPNISIAYSPPDLSEATKTRADFRLREDAVSYLSCQTLFKYLPQYDYIFAAIAQQVPQAQFAFIAHKNAAITNKFSQRLEQAFAQYGLKSADYCMILPRQGHNGYLSLNRIADVFLDTFNWSGGNTALEAIACHLPIVTCPGKMMRSRHSFGILKQLGITETIAYTEVEYIKIAVQLGLDADWRQTLRAKIQAGHSCVYKDQSSVRALEQFYRQVIEQNSKTKFTV encoded by the coding sequence ATGGGAACTTGGCAAAATTTATATCAAGAAGCAAGAACTCTGCAAAAGCAGAACTCCTTTATAGAAGCAGAAAAAAAATATCAGCAAGCTTTACAACTGGACCCCAAGCAAGCAGAAATTTGGAGTGATTTAGGGCATCTTTATTACCAAATTGGTCGCCCTCAAGATGCTTTATCAATGCTCTTGCAAGCAATAGAAGTAAGCCGCTTTGTCCCTCTCTATCACTACCGTTTGGGACTTGTGTTTGAGCAGCTCCAGCAAACCGAGCCAGCGATTCAAGCTTATCAAAATACAATCAAACTAGATGCCAAATGGCTAGAAGCCTACTTAGCATTAGGGCGTATCTTTTTAGCACAAGCTCAGTATGATTCTGCAATTCATAACTATCTGACCGCTCATGACCTCAATTCTCGTGATGCCAAAATCCTGGTTGAGTTAGGGCAAGCCTATGCATCAAAAGCCCATGACTCGGAGCTAAAATCTGCCTTCTACTTAGGCTTTAGTTATTACCGCCAAGGAAATTACCTAGCAGCTAGTGAACAGTATCAGAAGTTTTTAGAGTCCCCTGCGCCTGGAATTGCATCGGAAGCAATTCAGCGGGTTTATCGTTACCTGGGTGACTCGCTGCAACGCCTGAATCAACCTGAACGTACCGCCGAAATCTACGAGGCTGCGGCCCAACGTTATCCCCAAAGTGCTGACTTTCACATTAATTTGATTGCGGCCTTACGGAGTAGCGGTAACACCTCAGCTGCGATCGCCGCCGCCAATACAGCTGCCCAATTTTTTCCGGATATGGTACTGTTTGAGCGCGATCGCCACCTAATTTTGCCTATTCTTTATGAGTCAACCGCAGAAATCCAAGTTTATCGCCAGCAATTCACCCAGGGTTTAGCCCAACTGATTCAACAAATTCAGTCAAGTCCTGATATTAATAGCGAAGAAGTTTGCACCAGCCTCTTAAAAGGGCTAGGGGCACAAACCAATTTCTACTTACATTATCAAGGCCAAAATGATGTTGAATTACAAATTCAATTCTCTCAACTATTACATGAATTGATGTCTGCCCAGTATCCTCAATGGACAAAACCTTTAACAGCTACGTCATTAGATAACAACAGAAAAGTTCGTGTTGGGTATATTTCCACTTGTATGTGGAAGCAGACAGTTGGAGTGCTATTTTCTGGCTGGTTACGATATTGCGATCGCCAAAAGTTTGAGGTTTATTGCTACCACTTGCATCCTCACACCGATGATTACACGGCTGAATTTCGCAACCATTGTGATGTATTTCACCACCTACCTGTCAAAGAAGTTATTGAACTGGATTACATCCGAGCGGTAGGTGAGCAGATCAGAACCGATCAGCTTGATATTTTGGTGTTTCTGGATGTGGGTATGCATCCTTACATGAGCTTGTTTTCTAGTCTTCGCCTTGCTCCCGTTCAGTGTGTCACATGGGGGCATCCAGTGACTACAGGTTCTCCCACCATTGACTATTTCTTATCGAGTGAACTGATGGAGCCTGAAGATGCAGACGAACACTATTCAGAAAAGCTTATATGCCTACCTAATATTAGTATTGCCTATAGTCCGCCTGACTTAAGTGAAGCCACAAAAACTCGCGCTGATTTTAGGTTGAGAGAAGATGCAGTTTCATATTTATCCTGCCAAACTCTATTTAAATATCTGCCTCAGTATGACTATATTTTTGCAGCGATCGCTCAACAAGTACCACAAGCCCAGTTTGCGTTTATTGCCCACAAAAACGCCGCGATTACTAATAAATTCTCTCAGCGTTTAGAGCAGGCTTTTGCTCAGTACGGGCTTAAGAGTGCTGACTATTGTATGATTTTGCCTCGCCAAGGTCACAATGGCTATTTGAGTTTAAACCGCATTGCTGATGTATTTTTAGATACTTTTAATTGGTCGGGCGGAAACACGGCGCTAGAGGCGATTGCTTGTCATTTACCTATCGTGACTTGCCCTGGAAAAATGATGCGGAGCCGTCATTCTTTTGGCATCTTAAAGCAGTTAGGTATAACCGAGACCATTGCGTATACAGAAGTTGAATATATCAAAATTGCTGTGCAGCTTGGTTTGGATGCAGATTGGCGACAAACCCTTCGAGCCAAGATTCAGGCAGGACACTCCTGTGTGTATAAAGATCAAAGCTCCGTAAGAGCGTTGGAACAGTTTTATCGGCAAGTGATTGAGCAAAATTCCAAGACTAAATTTACTGTATGA
- a CDS encoding tetratricopeptide repeat protein: protein MGTTWAALHREAVSLQAQGRFQEAEQQYQAILQAQTQADSVWQDLGWLYYQMGQYQSAAQALLKALELNRLQANYHYKLGLVWEKLGDRTQAMQAYRNAIQLDEQLSDAYSELGRLLVASGKLDEAERVYQQAIAVHPQQAQSYFQLGQVLGAKAQLPEAIKAYEVAHQLNPTNPQILQELGQALELQANCYQARAAFYLGASFYCQEKYAAAAEQYQEFINIPNPEAAAATMQRAYKYLGECFQKLEQPTEAIALYEQGIQRYPEAQAFYYELLALLQNSGQVEQAIVVATQGLKQLPDDLHLLRAQQLMLPILYQNAAEIEYWRNHFISGLNRLKTRLDLETPQGKQAALLGIGYQTNFYLQYQGQNDLALQVQYGQLMNQIMATNYPAWARSIQIQPRLPEPNQQRKIRVGYISSLLWQHTVGKLFIGWIRHHDPEKFELYCYHLGQPVDQATEQIRQHSYQFHHLPLQEVLEVDFKAVGATIRANQLDVLVFLDIGMHPFVTSLAGSRLAPIQCVTWGHPITSGSPTIDYFLSSDLMEPEGAEAQYSEKLVRLPNIGISYSKPELPPLSKSRADFQIRPDAIAYLCCQSLFKYLPQYDYIFPVIAQQVPEAQFIFISSFNPALTQQFEKRLETAFAQYQLNYRSHCLILPKQSQTDYWQINLLSDIFLDTFAWSGGNTTLEAIACNLPIVTCPGEFMRGRHSYAILQMLGVTATIAKDEATYIEIAVKLGLDYDWRNRIIQEMRDRQPFLYDDLACVKALENFYQRVIEHH from the coding sequence CACAGACTCAGGCAGACTCAGTTTGGCAGGACTTAGGCTGGCTCTATTACCAAATGGGGCAATACCAATCAGCCGCCCAAGCACTGCTGAAAGCTCTAGAACTCAATCGGCTGCAAGCCAACTATCACTACAAGTTGGGGTTAGTTTGGGAAAAGCTAGGCGATCGCACCCAGGCCATGCAAGCCTACCGCAACGCGATTCAATTGGATGAACAACTGAGTGACGCCTACAGCGAGCTAGGGCGGTTATTGGTGGCATCCGGCAAGCTGGATGAAGCTGAGCGAGTGTATCAGCAGGCGATCGCCGTTCATCCCCAGCAAGCTCAGAGCTACTTTCAGCTAGGTCAAGTTTTAGGCGCTAAAGCCCAGCTACCAGAAGCGATTAAAGCCTATGAGGTCGCTCACCAACTCAATCCTACTAATCCCCAGATTTTGCAGGAATTGGGCCAAGCTCTGGAGCTGCAAGCCAACTGCTACCAAGCACGAGCTGCTTTTTACTTGGGGGCCAGTTTCTACTGTCAAGAAAAATATGCAGCCGCCGCAGAGCAGTACCAAGAATTTATCAACATCCCCAATCCAGAAGCGGCAGCGGCAACGATGCAGCGGGCTTATAAGTACTTGGGAGAGTGCTTTCAAAAACTAGAGCAGCCTACTGAGGCGATCGCTCTCTATGAGCAAGGCATTCAACGCTACCCGGAAGCCCAGGCGTTTTACTACGAGCTGCTGGCCCTACTGCAAAATTCTGGGCAAGTTGAGCAGGCGATCGTGGTTGCGACTCAAGGCTTAAAGCAACTTCCAGACGATCTACATTTGTTGAGGGCTCAGCAATTGATGCTGCCGATTCTCTATCAGAATGCAGCTGAAATCGAGTATTGGAGAAATCACTTTATTTCGGGGTTAAATCGTTTAAAGACAAGGTTGGATTTAGAAACACCTCAAGGTAAGCAAGCAGCGTTATTAGGAATTGGTTACCAAACTAATTTCTATTTGCAATATCAAGGTCAGAATGATTTGGCGTTGCAGGTTCAGTATGGGCAACTAATGAATCAAATCATGGCTACCAATTATCCTGCCTGGGCCAGGTCAATTCAGATACAACCTCGTCTTCCCGAACCTAACCAGCAGCGAAAAATTCGAGTGGGTTATATTTCAAGCCTGCTATGGCAGCATACAGTTGGAAAACTCTTTATCGGTTGGATTCGCCACCACGACCCAGAAAAATTCGAGCTGTATTGCTATCACCTAGGTCAGCCAGTTGACCAAGCGACAGAACAAATTCGTCAACATAGTTATCAGTTTCATCACTTACCCCTACAAGAAGTTTTAGAGGTAGACTTTAAAGCCGTTGGAGCGACAATTCGAGCTAATCAACTCGATGTTTTAGTGTTTCTAGATATTGGCATGCATCCTTTTGTAACCTCACTCGCTGGATCGCGCCTGGCTCCCATTCAATGCGTCACTTGGGGACATCCCATTACATCCGGTTCCCCCACCATCGATTATTTCCTCTCTAGTGATTTGATGGAACCAGAAGGAGCAGAAGCCCAATATTCAGAAAAGTTAGTTCGTCTACCCAATATTGGTATTAGTTATAGCAAACCAGAACTGCCACCCTTATCCAAATCACGGGCAGATTTCCAGATTCGGCCAGATGCGATCGCCTATTTATGTTGCCAATCATTATTCAAATATCTACCTCAATATGACTATATTTTTCCAGTAATTGCTCAGCAAGTACCAGAAGCCCAATTTATTTTTATTTCTAGTTTCAATCCTGCATTAACTCAGCAATTTGAAAAACGCTTAGAAACTGCCTTTGCTCAATATCAACTTAATTACCGATCGCATTGCCTTATTTTGCCAAAGCAGAGCCAGACAGACTATTGGCAAATCAATCTGCTCTCCGATATTTTTCTAGATACTTTTGCCTGGTCAGGAGGCAATACCACGTTAGAAGCGATCGCTTGCAACTTACCCATCGTGACTTGTCCAGGTGAGTTTATGCGAGGACGACATTCTTACGCAATTTTACAGATGTTGGGTGTAACTGCAACAATTGCTAAAGACGAAGCAACATATATTGAAATTGCCGTTAAATTAGGCTTGGATTACGATTGGCGAAACAGGATCATTCAGGAAATGCGCGATCGCCAACCATTTCTTTATGATGATTTAGCTTGTGTTAAAGCTTTAGAGAATTTCTATCAGCGAGTCATTGAGCATCACTAA